The Populus trichocarpa isolate Nisqually-1 chromosome 2, P.trichocarpa_v4.1, whole genome shotgun sequence genome has a window encoding:
- the LOC7479698 gene encoding protein BASIC PENTACYSTEINE6 — MDDGGHRENGRHKADQYKTAQGQWLMQPQPSMKQIMAIMAERDAAIHERNMALSEKKAAITERDMAFLQRDSAIAERNNALLERDNAIATLQYRENSLPSGNITTCPPGFHNSRGVKHMHHQQQQHTHHLPHMNEGPYGTREMQTSDALPVSPVASEVAKPQRGKRPKDAKATPSNKKTSKSPRKVKRESDDTDMFGKSHEWKNGQDMDGGGDDPNKQLAASKSDWKGQDLGLNQVAFDETTMPAPVCSCTGVFRQCYKWGNGGWQSSCCTTTLSMYPLPAVPNKRHARVGGRKMSGSAFSKLLSRLAAEGQDLSNPVDLKDHWAKHGTNRYITIK; from the exons ATGGATGATGGGGGGCATCGTGAAAATGGCAGGCATAAAGCGGATCAATATAAAACAGCTCAGGGCCAG TGGCTGATGCAACCACAGCCATCCATGAAACAGATCATGGCCATCATGGCTGAAAGAGATGCTGCCATTCATGAGAGAAATATGGCTCTTTCAGAAAAGAAGGCGGCTATTACTGAAAGAGACATGGCATTCCTGCAGCGAGATTCGGCAATCGCTGAACGAAATAATGCCTTGCTGGAGCGAGACAATGCTATCGCTACTCTGCAATACCGGGAGAACTCCTTGCCAAGTGGTAACATAACCACCTGTCCACCTGGATTCCATAACTCGCGTGGGGTGAAGCACATGCACCACCAACAGCAGCAGCATACACATCATCTGCCCCACATGAATGAAGGTCCATATGGTACTAGGGAAATGCAGACAAGTGATGCTTTGCCAGTATCACCAGTTGCATCTGAGGTTGCAAAGCCACAGCGGGGTAAACGACCAAAGGATGCTAAGGCAACACCATCTAATAAAAAGACTTCAAAATCTCCAAGGAAGGTTAAGAGGGAGAGTGACGACACGGACATGTTTGGGAAGTCACATGAGTGGAAAAATGGGCAGGATATGGACGGTGGAGGTGATGATCCAAACAAACAGCTGGCAGCATCTAAGTCTGACTGGAAGGGTCAAGACCTTGGGTTGAACCAGGTTGCATTCGATGAAACAACCATGCCAGCACCCGTGTGCTCATGCACTGGAGTCTTCAGGCAGTGCTACAAATGGGGAAATGGTGGATGGCAGTCTTCGTGCTGCACAACCACCTTGTCAATGTATCCTCTACCTGCCGTGCCCAACAAGCGCCATGCTCGTGTTGGTGGGCGGAAAATGAGTGGGAGCGCTTTTAGCAAACTGCTTAGCCGACTTGCAGCTGAAGGCCAAGATCTGTCAAATCCAGTTGATCTCAAGGACCATTGGGCCAAGCATGGAACTAATCGCtacataacaataaaatag